In the Alteromonas sp. M12 genome, one interval contains:
- a CDS encoding MBL fold metallo-hydrolase has product MNKLIIQPFLDETTNTVTYVVTDKTCNLSAIIDPVLDFDPNSGTLSSTSADKVIKYLDDNNLSLEWILETHAHADHITASQYIKEKRGGEIGIGEHIRKVQSTFKKIFNLQPDFACDGSQFDHLFSDGEMINLGHLNIQIMNTPGHTPACISYLIEDTVFVGDTLFMPDYGTARADFPNGSAKALYQSIQKILSLPDETRIFVAHDYKAEGRDEYAWETTVFQQKRNNIHVKNGTTEEDFVNMRNQRDKTLAAPRLLLPSIQLNIRAGLLPDSEDNGVAYLKIPLTTKLA; this is encoded by the coding sequence ATGAATAAACTCATCATTCAACCATTTTTGGATGAAACAACCAATACTGTCACATATGTGGTAACTGACAAAACATGTAACCTATCCGCGATTATTGACCCAGTATTAGATTTCGATCCAAATTCCGGCACGCTTTCCTCCACCAGTGCCGATAAAGTGATCAAGTATTTAGATGACAATAATTTATCCTTGGAATGGATACTGGAAACTCATGCTCACGCTGATCATATTACTGCGTCTCAATATATTAAGGAAAAACGTGGTGGCGAAATCGGCATAGGCGAGCATATACGCAAAGTCCAATCGACCTTTAAAAAAATCTTTAATTTACAACCAGACTTTGCTTGTGACGGGAGTCAATTTGATCACCTTTTTAGTGACGGTGAAATGATCAATTTAGGCCATCTAAACATTCAAATAATGAATACCCCAGGTCATACACCTGCCTGCATTAGCTACTTGATTGAAGACACTGTGTTTGTTGGTGACACACTGTTTATGCCCGACTATGGTACCGCGCGAGCAGACTTCCCCAATGGCAGTGCCAAAGCCTTGTACCAGTCCATCCAGAAAATACTTTCACTACCTGACGAAACCCGTATTTTTGTCGCTCATGATTATAAAGCCGAAGGTCGTGACGAATATGCGTGGGAAACCACGGTATTTCAGCAAAAACGCAACAATATCCATGTAAAAAATGGCACCACTGAAGAGGATTTTGTCAATATGCGCAATCAACGTGACAAAACATTAGCCGCGCCAAGACTTCTGCTGCCATCAATTCAACTTAATATTCGCGCTGGACTGCTGCCAGATAGCGAGGATAACGGTGTTGCGTATCTCAAAATTCCGTTAACCACAAAATTGGCTTAA
- a CDS encoding ATP-binding cassette domain-containing protein, whose protein sequence is MKHKKLLAVSLFLAIVHFLVGFTILLVSSWFIAASAIAGIGFNYMLPAVIIRALAILRIASGYFSMLFGHQHLLGSLADIRLSVFKSLADNNITARDVSLNALAYQSEEVASIWIAWVGQNAGVLLSISALMFCAVVFTPTLSWPLIVFFSVFSLIYATLVLTTLHNAKRLAKYQKATQLRLIQHIESAPIWHMQNQLQPPQLNSIRKIQNRIQQHTRLAALLTSITSISTLCFILVSHASTHLGNSLFVIIPMALLSVNDWLGRSIESQNKLASYQVANNNIAQLVKESVPISRLNPHVKNVEVSNFKAQNTVMPEVFGTFNIASLSLLVGSSGSGKSRFLQAVAGLIPNQGKRLINHSDMPEGLLNDSLYIEQFPFCLSDTLKSNLLIANPEASDRCLIEALNDVGLGYMSDINQWIGENGRRFSGGEKKRLGLARALLSKANLILIDEPFEALDETNIEIACRQLNTLAQHKIVLVASHIIPRQLKIDQQISLDPPLHSELNKEGAIHYE, encoded by the coding sequence ATGAAGCATAAAAAGCTATTAGCCGTCAGTTTGTTTCTGGCCATAGTGCACTTTCTGGTGGGATTCACTATTTTACTGGTGTCTTCTTGGTTTATTGCCGCCTCAGCCATTGCTGGCATAGGCTTCAATTACATGTTACCGGCTGTCATCATCCGCGCCCTTGCTATATTGCGGATTGCGTCTGGCTATTTCAGTATGTTGTTTGGCCATCAGCACTTGCTTGGCTCTTTGGCAGACATTCGTTTATCGGTGTTCAAGTCCCTCGCCGACAATAATATCACGGCAAGAGATGTATCCTTAAACGCACTTGCTTATCAAAGTGAAGAAGTGGCTTCTATTTGGATTGCTTGGGTGGGGCAAAATGCAGGTGTGTTATTATCCATCAGCGCACTTATGTTTTGTGCTGTTGTATTCACACCGACATTAAGTTGGCCATTAATCGTTTTCTTTAGCGTATTTAGTCTCATTTACGCCACTTTAGTACTCACAACTTTGCACAACGCTAAGCGCTTAGCCAAATATCAAAAAGCGACGCAATTACGCTTAATTCAGCATATTGAAAGTGCGCCTATCTGGCATATGCAAAATCAACTGCAACCACCACAACTAAATAGCATTAGAAAAATACAAAACCGAATCCAACAACACACAAGATTAGCTGCTTTGTTGACCTCTATAACCAGTATCTCAACCTTGTGTTTTATTTTAGTAAGTCACGCTAGTACTCACTTAGGAAACAGTTTGTTTGTGATTATTCCTATGGCGTTACTGAGTGTAAATGATTGGTTGGGTCGCTCAATCGAATCTCAAAACAAGCTGGCAAGTTATCAGGTTGCCAATAACAACATTGCTCAACTAGTAAAAGAGTCAGTGCCAATTTCGCGACTTAATCCCCATGTTAAGAATGTCGAAGTTTCGAACTTTAAAGCTCAAAATACAGTAATGCCGGAAGTGTTTGGCACATTCAACATAGCAAGTTTGAGCTTACTGGTGGGAAGCTCTGGCTCTGGGAAAAGTCGTTTTTTACAGGCTGTCGCAGGCCTTATCCCCAACCAAGGTAAACGTTTGATCAACCATAGCGATATGCCTGAAGGGTTACTTAATGACAGCTTATACATAGAACAATTTCCATTTTGTTTATCAGATACCTTAAAAAGTAATTTACTTATTGCCAATCCAGAGGCGTCCGATAGATGTTTAATTGAAGCCCTGAATGATGTTGGTTTGGGCTACATGAGCGATATTAATCAATGGATTGGAGAAAACGGTAGACGTTTTTCTGGCGGTGAGAAAAAACGTTTGGGCTTGGCTCGAGCACTATTAAGTAAAGCAAATTTAATTTTGATTGACGAACCATTTGAAGCCTTAGATGAAACCAATATTGAAATTGCCTGCCGCCAACTCAACACATTGGCCCAACATAAAATCGTGTTGGTTGCCTCTCATATTATTCCACGTCAACTGAAAATCGATCAGCAAATATCTCTTGATCCTCCATTGCATTCGGAATTAAACAAAGAAGGTGCCATTCATTATGAATAA
- a CDS encoding ATP-binding cassette domain-containing protein, with product MENQITPQAIQWLKRQSMDFRVPQMKVFLVRLIQFIAQIFTFWLFAEMMMSIVVEQQAFDGRKVLYLAVASCIWLVSVYVADSLSAICKNKIESQIESDIHAIWQQQQTALIRRYSSAYWQQLIFDHIADVGNYVSQYCVQKWMAGITPLVILMVIAPINYVVAVSLLLCMPVVPLFMIIVGKGAAALHRKHFIALERLGAMFSDRLKALPLITSANQHHEQQMRLSHASNIVNSKTMKVVSVAFLSTTVLDFFSTLSIALVAVFIGFSLIGEFEFGPSMNLHTGLFMLLVAPLLFAELKTLGRYYHQKSKAEASAERFAEIYQEVKPNVIQQNFSGIDWLNFQVKQPNICAKKISIQPSEWIFLEGQSGAGKTVLLEALMGFREASHQFPALSYLLTQDTVVLDNTLRYNLTLGRDFADHMLWEVLVDVELNDWAIKLEQQLDTPLGDYPPLSGGEAQRLALARILLINPEVVFLDEPTAHLTQEQHRILSLLLRQRLQHKTVIWASHKSIPDHWFTQHWQLENGVLRIPNEA from the coding sequence ATGGAAAATCAAATAACACCTCAAGCTATACAATGGTTAAAGCGGCAAAGCATGGATTTTCGTGTGCCGCAAATGAAGGTGTTTTTGGTCAGGCTAATACAGTTTATTGCTCAAATCTTCACATTCTGGTTATTTGCCGAAATGATGATGTCGATTGTTGTTGAGCAACAAGCATTTGATGGGCGCAAGGTTTTATACTTAGCGGTCGCATCATGTATTTGGTTGGTCAGTGTATACGTTGCAGATAGCTTATCGGCTATCTGCAAAAATAAAATTGAAAGCCAAATTGAATCGGATATCCATGCAATTTGGCAACAACAACAAACTGCATTAATACGCCGATACTCGTCGGCTTATTGGCAACAATTAATCTTTGATCACATTGCTGATGTAGGAAATTACGTCAGTCAGTACTGTGTCCAAAAATGGATGGCCGGGATAACGCCACTGGTTATCTTAATGGTGATCGCCCCCATCAATTACGTGGTAGCAGTTTCTCTACTGCTTTGTATGCCAGTGGTTCCTTTGTTTATGATTATCGTCGGCAAAGGCGCTGCGGCACTGCATCGTAAACATTTTATCGCTTTAGAACGTTTAGGCGCGATGTTCTCAGATAGATTAAAAGCCTTGCCGCTGATTACCAGCGCTAATCAGCATCATGAGCAACAGATGCGCTTAAGTCATGCCAGCAATATTGTAAATTCAAAAACCATGAAAGTGGTATCTGTGGCTTTTTTGTCTACCACGGTTCTAGATTTTTTCTCGACCTTATCAATTGCACTGGTGGCCGTATTTATCGGTTTCAGTCTAATTGGTGAATTTGAATTTGGACCGTCAATGAATCTACACACTGGTCTGTTTATGTTACTGGTTGCACCGTTATTATTTGCCGAATTAAAAACATTAGGCCGATATTACCACCAAAAATCCAAAGCCGAAGCGAGTGCGGAAAGGTTTGCAGAGATATATCAAGAGGTTAAACCTAACGTCATCCAACAAAACTTCAGCGGAATTGATTGGCTTAATTTTCAAGTTAAACAACCAAATATTTGCGCAAAAAAGATTTCCATCCAGCCCAGTGAATGGATATTTCTCGAGGGTCAATCCGGCGCAGGCAAAACCGTTTTGCTAGAGGCATTGATGGGTTTTAGGGAAGCTTCACATCAATTCCCTGCGCTAAGTTACTTGTTAACTCAAGATACCGTAGTGCTAGATAATACGCTGAGATATAACCTCACCCTAGGGCGCGATTTCGCCGATCACATGCTTTGGGAGGTGTTAGTCGACGTAGAACTGAATGACTGGGCGATCAAACTTGAACAGCAATTAGATACACCTTTAGGTGACTACCCTCCACTTTCCGGCGGTGAAGCCCAGCGTTTAGCCCTTGCGCGCATCTTACTGATTAACCCCGAAGTGGTTTTTCTCGACGAACCCACTGCTCACCTGACTCAGGAACAGCATAGAATCCTAAGTTTACTGCTGCGTCAACGCTTGCAACACAAGACTGTAATTTGGGCATCACACAAGTCCATTCCAGATCACTGGTTTACACAACATTGGCAACTTGAAAATGGTGTATTGAGGATCCCAAATGAAGCATAA
- the cydX gene encoding cytochrome bd-I oxidase subunit CydX, with translation MWYFTWILGVLLACSFGIINAMWLESTEDMDRTDES, from the coding sequence ATGTGGTATTTCACGTGGATTTTAGGCGTTTTATTGGCTTGCTCATTTGGCATCATTAACGCCATGTGGCTTGAGTCAACAGAAGATATGGATCGTACGGACGAATCATAA
- a CDS encoding sulfite exporter TauE/SafE family protein: MNDPMIWLGAIAMGLSLGLLGSGGSILTLPLLIFIAKEPEKLAIAESLLIVGIVALVGTISHYLKGNIIYKLVLYFGIPSMFAAYGGAYLAQFVSAKLQLLTFAVIMLLASFFMLKPLAPNLTQTTSPQSGFWLIPASLLVGCLAGLIGVGGGFLIVPALMFIAKIPIKQAVGTSLVIIVMQSISGFSQYLKVFQNADISLNWPLISLVSSCAIGGILVGLRIADKLPQLVIKRLFGAGLIALSAYTFMTNV; encoded by the coding sequence ATGAACGATCCAATGATTTGGTTAGGTGCAATTGCTATGGGATTGAGTCTTGGGCTACTGGGCTCCGGTGGCAGTATATTGACCTTACCCTTACTGATTTTTATTGCCAAAGAACCTGAAAAGTTAGCCATTGCAGAATCTCTACTTATTGTAGGAATAGTGGCGTTAGTTGGCACTATATCCCACTATCTAAAAGGTAATATCATCTACAAATTGGTATTGTATTTTGGCATTCCTAGTATGTTTGCGGCATATGGAGGCGCTTATTTAGCGCAGTTTGTCAGCGCAAAATTACAACTGCTTACTTTTGCAGTAATAATGCTTTTAGCGAGTTTTTTTATGCTCAAACCGCTCGCCCCTAACCTCACCCAAACAACCAGTCCGCAATCAGGGTTTTGGCTAATTCCTGCGAGCTTGTTGGTGGGCTGCTTAGCCGGCTTAATTGGTGTAGGTGGTGGTTTCCTGATAGTGCCGGCACTTATGTTTATTGCCAAAATTCCCATCAAGCAGGCAGTGGGTACCAGTTTAGTCATTATTGTAATGCAGAGTATTAGTGGCTTTTCCCAGTACTTAAAAGTATTTCAAAATGCTGATATCAGCTTAAATTGGCCGTTAATCTCGCTGGTCAGCAGTTGTGCAATAGGCGGAATATTAGTCGGGTTGCGAATCGCAGATAAACTTCCCCAATTGGTGATAAAGCGCCTATTCGGTGCTGGGCTAATTGCGCTATCGGCCTACACCTTTATGACCAACGTTTAA
- a CDS encoding TIGR01244 family sulfur transferase — protein sequence MPIINLNDHFSISGELDNELLSQLVENGLTMLINVRPDNESATQINSHQWQQICRSLRIEYQHIPVKSGIYSNQQIALFKRLLEQHKGLVHCFCRSGTRAVHLWALSQKQQASFQQLQQLCSSKGYDLSAIKDYFK from the coding sequence ATGCCTATCATCAACCTAAACGACCACTTTTCAATATCTGGTGAGCTCGATAATGAATTACTCTCACAGTTAGTTGAAAATGGCTTAACCATGCTAATTAATGTTCGCCCCGATAATGAGTCTGCCACTCAAATAAATAGTCACCAATGGCAACAGATATGTCGTTCACTTCGAATTGAGTATCAGCATATTCCGGTTAAATCGGGTATTTACTCAAATCAACAAATTGCGTTATTTAAACGCTTGCTTGAACAACATAAGGGCTTAGTACATTGTTTTTGCAGAAGTGGCACTCGTGCAGTGCACCTTTGGGCGTTGAGTCAAAAACAACAGGCCAGCTTCCAACAGTTACAACAACTATGTTCCTCAAAAGGTTATGATTTGTCAGCAATTAAAGACTATTTTAAGTGA